GGATCATTAGATGTCTTCGTTACAAGGGTTAGAAGGTGGATGGGAAACTGTTTGGGAGGCAACGAATTTGTAACATATGATACAACTAATATATTAGATATCTTCCTCGTAATTGTTTGGCGAAAGATCATAAATATCCTTATGAGAAAGACATCTAATGATCATAAGAATTCTGTTTACACTTTGGAAAATTGACATCTATTTCTGATCATTACACTTTGGAAACTGTTTACACAACACTTAatacaattatgttttaaattagggatatttttgtaaaataacttataaaaataacattacgAACTTTACTACTCATTATCCCCATACACCCCatttaatgttttttattttattcttcctaaATCAATTAAACTCCTTTACTCATGATCATCCATATACCAATTAAACTCTTCTACTCATAATCATCCACATCAGCCAATCATAGACTGATGTGTGGTATACGAATGTCACATTTCAATCACACCGTTGTTTTTCTTATggtaaaataattaacaaatgTGTTGAATTATGAATTTCTTGAAATCTAGATATCTACTTTACAAAAGTTGAAAACTGAAGTCTCGAATTTTGAAACATGAAAATCTAGATACTAACTTATCAAATAaccattaataattattttttcgtTGGGTAACGTGGGATTTCATTTATCACCTTCCaatatttaatttgatattttttgttgatCAAGTGTCTCACTTCAAAGGGAGGATTGTCCATCATATCATTTGTAAGAACTACAAAAAGACCCAAACTACTATATCCCAACAAAACTAATCAATGTTATCGAACTTGGAACTCATTGGAATCATAAGTTTTTGGGTGACGCTTCGAGCTGGATGAGTTATAAACGCACTTTTACACCCTCAAATAGAAGGTAGACATGTAgacattttataattcttatGATATAATTGATTTTAGCTGTTCGTACCAAACTTTGTCAAGGTTTTCTCCctactcattttctttttctctctctcctcaacaCAAGCACGGAAGgttgggaaagaaaataaaagaagtatCAAAACCCACTTCATCAGCATAGAGCTTAGGCTACTAGAAATGGAGTCCGCAAAAATATAGAgggaaaaattacataaaacaaataaagaaacagATCGAACCACTAAGCTTATTAAACAATGTGGGCAAAACACAAGGACCACCCACGCAAAAAAATAAGCAAAAGCACTCAAAATTTTAGTAAAAACCAAGGCAGCTACCGGTCAAGCTTGATCCAATGGAAAATCATgttcaaaattacaaattaaaccTCAACTGCTTGAGGAACCCAAAGTTTAAACCATCTAAACCGATACAAGAGTTGATTATTTTGATCTAAGGGAAAATTAAGCTAAATCGGCAAAATCAAGctctaaaaaatcataataaagtaaaacccaaaaatattttggATGCTAGAGATGCATACAAAATCCAAAAGCCCTTCTCGAAAATcagatgcaaaaagaaaaaagatccgGTCATGTGAAGCACTAGCCTTGATGTTAGATCAAACCAACAAGATCCCTCTCCAAGTCTCCCTACATATTAGTGACCAACGCAAGTCCTACCACACCGTGCAATTGTTgggaaaacaaaggaaaaaaaaaaaaagatacccAAGCAAGGGGCttaaggggagagagagagagagagagagagagagagagagagagagagagagagagagagagagagagagttgagagtTTCGTATGCTTACTTACATAAGAGCAGTTCTACAATAATTATCATAGAAAGCTAACGTGACCACCTTTTATTAGAGGGtgtaaaaataagtttaacACTTCATCCAGTTTGAAGATTTTCTCAAAGTTTTTCTATCCCGGACCATATAAGATTATTTCATTTATCGCCCTTCTATTTTCAATGTGAAATATTACCACTCATTTCAGATAAgctttttatttgatgttgccATGAATTCTCACATTAAATGGGAGGTGAAAAATAAAGTCATCACCTTTTATATAGTTTTTGCAATGGCTTGAAATTATAGGTAAATggagatttaaaattaatagtAAGAGAGGACAGTATTAGGTTCCAAAAATTTCATTAAGCTGGGTGTTGCGaggagcatatatatatatatatatatatatatatatatatatataactctttGGCTATGCTCATTTATATAAATCCCATCAAGAGTTTATCTAAATATTACACGTAATAAGTCTTCAATTAATGAAATAACATTTAAActtttttgaatgaaaaatgTAGACGAGAGCTGTCTTCCAAATGGGCACATGGACGCCACTATTTATTGGATTCCCGGGTTGAAAAAAATCCGCCTCAAGGATCTCCCCACCTTTCTATTCACATTGGATCCAAATGATATCATGCTGAATTATATTTTAGAGATGATAGAGAAAGCTTTGAAAGCTTCCGCCATAGTTGTGAACACTTTTGATGCACTGGAGCATGAAGCATTGGACGCCCTTTCCTCCATGTTTCCTCCCATTTACTCCATTGGCTCTCTTCATTTGCTTCTCAATCAGTTCCACAAAAGGATTTAGTGTCCAATATTGGTTCCAATCTCTAGAAATATGAAGGTGACTGTCTCGAATGGCTCAATTCCAAGGAACCCAACTCAATTATATATGTAAGTTTTGGTAGTGTTACAGACCTAACCCCGCCACAAATCATTGAGTTTGCTTGGGGACTTGCTAATAGCAAGAAAGCCTTCTTGTGGGTAATTAGGCCTGACATGGTGAAGGATGCTTCATTGATCTTATCGCACAATGAGTTTgtaactaaaacaaaaaatagaggtATTATATTAAGTTGGTACCCACAAGAGCATGTGCTAAGCCACCCATCAATCGGGGGATTCTTAACCCATAGCGGATGGAACTCGATGCTTGAAAGCATGTGTGCAGGAGTGCCTGTGCTCTGTTGGCCATTCATTGCTGAGCAACAAACAAATTGCAGGTTAGCTTGCGTTGAATGGGGCATTGGCATGGAGATTGATCGTAATGTAAAAAGAGATGAAGTGGAGAGGCTTGTGAGAGAGTTAATGGATGGAGAGAAGGGTAAGGAGATGAGGAAACATGCCATAGAGTGGAAGAAAAAGGTTGAGAAAGCAGCTAGTTCAGAAGGCTCTTCAAACTTGAATTTGGACAAAGTGGTCAAGGAGGTGTTAATGCAGCTGAATCCGTAGGTTTTCATTGCATGGGGCTAGGACGTTGAAAAGCACAGAATGCTAAGTacctatttttctttcatgcttttGGTTGTGTTTGTGTCACATCTATGGAAGGTTTTAGCATTAATTTTGCAACTATGTTCTACATTTTCatcctattttatttttgaagctTATGTTTGATTTGTTCATGGATTAGGATGAACTAGAAATTGGTTGATGATTTATGCAGcttaaatattttgatatattattatttctttgaaCCCTTTAAATCCCCCTTTTTCTGCCAAatgaaaacaaatacaaaacttATTTGACTTTGAatgaaagaataaatataaatccATATATGGTGTTTCTACTCTTAGAAGActattaaagattttttaaaaagagaaaagatatttgtaatcataaaGTGCGCAAGTGTCACAAatgttttttggaaaaaataaataaatatgagactcacattaaaaattaatttttttatagtagaTCTCACTCATAATTGTATCCAACATTAATGAGATATAAGCCAAAAAAGTAGAGATGTTTTTCAAAGTTCTTCCTCACACTCTTCTTCGAGCAGGGTCATAGCTCGATCGAGGCACCAAACTATTTCATTGGAAACCCAAAACACACTTGCTCAAATGAGCATATACTTGAAATATTAGTAGATTTGTGGGTGATCATTCAAAAAGTGGGGGAAACTCATGTAtaaataaattgagaaaaattcatatatatctTATCATGTCAGTAGGGTTAAGATTAATGCTTAATTTGCCATGcaaatcttttttcttgttttgcccCATAATTTGGTTGGAAAATGGATTCTAGAATGGGCGTAAGAAGTTTGTGGCTTGATGTACCATTGATCTTCTCCTGAACTTTCCCCATTGGTTAACACTTTGTTTAGTGTTAACCAACCAAAGGAGGATGTTGGTTACACTAGCACTACTCTCCAATGATTAAAAGTGTGAATCTTTTTATGGTTAGTGTACTTTTGTTAGAATACAGCTTGGCTATCTAATTAGCTAAAGTTTGCCTAATATcacttttttttacttttttttctatcTTAACCAATGTCTGATTTCATGCTGGCATGGACTGAATTATCCATCTAAattctataataaaaataatatttattttaaattttaaattttaatttttttcctttttaatttacaaatttattcgtcatattttattttttaataaataaaatctatttttttaactagTATTCCTAGTTTTccaatatataatactattttttggtcaaataaatatatttttccagTGCCACTAAAATAAGATCATACCAATAAAAGTCATACCAACCTGTTCAACAAtaaaacttttaacattttaaGAATTCTACAAAATCATGTAGCCACCCACCAAATTATTGGCTATATCTTTTTGCTCTATGTGTGCGTGTTTGGTGAGAaaagtaaatgaaaaaaaaaatgtaatactaGTTACAGTCATGGGTTGTGCAAGTGTGTCAAACTCacgtatttatttaaaaaagaatagagctcacaatttaaaaaattactttttttatgtaaatatcatatttatttatttattatcaaaataaattactGTGCATGCACAATTTATGACTGCACATGCAAATATCAGTTTTCTTGTCGTGTCATTGTAGCAAAAAATGAATATTGGTTGACCTTTATACCAATATCTATGTGAACTATGTGGTACTTATTTCACTCAATTGACTTGAGTATTTCTTGGTTCTCAAAATATGGGCTTATATCCATATTAGGCCCAAATCATTCCTATAAGCTTTATTGCagcctctctttttttattttggattcggGGCTTTATCTGGGCCTAAACCAAGTCGACCCCACAATTCtataaatgagaaaaacaaTATTGAACTTGGCTCTAGTGAATAATTTTACCAGTAATGATAGTTATATTTGTAAGTGTATaagtattgtataattatttaaaaaaagtaaataaatatgagatttatataaaaaaattaattttttaataatatactctatttttgtttaaaaaatatgaatacacGATCCGTGCACACTCCACGACTGCAATAACATTACTTTAATTTAGCATACGAAATCTCACCAAAATAAAAGGGCCAAAGCATGGTATAATTAGAGTGCAATATAAGATCATTTCCATTTTCCCAGGTGAAATTATATCCCGTTATAAGCCAAAGGATTAGCTAGCTAGGGCTAATGCCATTCGACCAGAAGACCATTGGCACTGATGTTGCTCATTGCCTGAATTATACAGGGGTTGACTTTccgtaataaaataatatttaaatccagtaataacataatattcaaaaccaaaaaaagaaaaagaaaatagttttatccataaaataattaatcaattCGGAAACATTAGAGAACTTATAACATTCCATTCAACTATCTTATGTATAATATCTATCTAAAGTTGAAGAACCAATTTTAACTGGAAAGTCTATGTTTATTTAAATATTCCTCCTTTTTCCATGAAAGAATAGGCCGAGCTCTATTGGAAAGAAAATTAAGGATGGacttttaaatgtataaaatataagaaaatgatttagctagctagctagctttaatTGCGGGCTAcaaattataactatatatgaAGCAAGCTGGGCTTGTCTTGCTTGTCTTTTAAAAGAGTATGATGCAAGTAGCTTGGCTATCAAAAGCACCAAGGAACTAGCTGTACGTGAGATGAAATAAAGAGCTTATATATAAAGGAAGGAAGGAAAGCATGCATACAAAAAGCTAGAGTCAATTAACTTATTTGCTCGACTCTCACTCAAGACTCGCTAGCTTTATTCATGATCAGTGACATATCATGCCaataatacatatatgtatggTGGAGTGGAGCAAGGACGTATGCGCGCAGCCAGATCAATCACAGGGGactagaagatatatatatatatatatatatatatatatatatggttctaGCAAGCAATATGGCTGCAGACGTTTAATCAGAAGCTGGTTTCATAAGATTTTAAGGAAAAGTTGTACGATCTTATTGAAGCTCATGCAAATTCGATCTGTTTCTGCAATGTCGTCTATTACATTGGAATTAAGTGTTAAACCTAATGTAAAGGCTGCATATAATATAGGTTAGGAGTTGAAATGTATAGTTAATAAGCCCAGTCTTGAAGGGCGCGTGGGGATATATAGTACTGCATGCATGAGTCATCATCATGATGATCTATATTCACCAAGCAAGATTGGAGATGGATGGGGCCTGCATGCATGGGAGTGGGATCCAACAGAAGGCGGACCCTCTAAAAGGTTTCGACTTtaactatatttattaattgcCTCAATTCGTCACTTATCCTCATTAATTTAGTGCcaatattattcatattttcCATACTATTAAACATGTTATTACCCATATGgccacattaaaataaaatatgccgCCTGTGATCTCTCTCTAGATCTGTCTGTCTCTCAAACAGaaagaccatatatatatatatacttttcttCATGCAAGATGCCGAGAGCCACTAGTCTCTCACTCTCTTTTTGCAAGCACAGTACCCAGAGATCAGAATCATGAAGAAGCTTATGaatgaagaaacaaaatatAGACTTTTCTTATCTAAACCctaaaaagcaataaaacaaaaagagagaaggaacaagaaactgaaatttatatgtataaatactTAAAAGGTCCCCTAGCTGGAGCTCCTTTTATTTTTGCTGCTCATTTCCAGTATCCCCCCCTGATTCCTTCTCTATTTCTTCTCTAGCTCTATGATCTTTCTCTGcaactctctttttctctcttgcaTATCGATTTGATTCCCCACAGTCATCTCCTCAACCTATCTACCTTTACAAAAGAGAAGAGAGCAAGAACCATGGTTTTTTCTTCCATCCCAGCTTATCTTGATCCAGCCAACTGGCAACAGGTAAGGGTTTCTTCAAATTTGCTCCTACGGTTTCTTTACCAAAAAAAAGCGAGcaatttaaagataaatattcttgttactttttaatatcttcTTGAATATACCAGATATTtgattgttgttttcctttactttctttcttttgtaagCAACAAAACCATCCGTTTGGGACCAGTACCACTTCGAGTTCACAGCTTCTTCCACCTCCACCGCCTTTGTCGCCACCCCCAATACCTCATGGGGGTGGCCCGGGATCGATCAGGCCCGGCTCGATGGCAGATCGTGCCCGCCAAGCCAACATACCATTGCCAGAGGCCGCATTAAAATGCCCAAGATGCGAATCCACAAACACTAAATTTTGCTACTTCAACAATTACAGCCTCACCCAGCCTCGCCACTTATGCAAAACCTGCAGAAGGTACTGGACCAGAGGTGGTGCTCTTAGAAATGTCCCAGTGGGAGGAGGCTGCAGGAGGAACAAAAGAAGCAAAGGGAGTAGTTCAAAGTCCCCAGCAAGTAGCACTGATCGCCAATCGGCTAGTGCTGGTTCCACCAGCTCAATCCCCTCTAATGGTGGAACTACCGCGGATATGTTAGGCATCTCCCCGCAGATACCGCCGCTGCGCTTCATGACTCCCTTGCACCAACTCCCAGACTTTGCTGCCAGCGAGATCGCCTTAAACTATGGCTTGAATTACGGTACGATTTCTGCACCGATGGGTGTAGCTGGAGACTTGAATTTCCAGATAGGAAGTGCTGGTACTATTGCTGGTGATGGTGGGTCTTTGTTTTCGGCTGGGGGTTTCGAGCAGTGGCGGCTTCAGCAAGCACAGCAGTTTCCCTTCCTGGGTGGCCTGGATCCTTCACTCGGGTTGTTTGGAAGTAATGTCGAATCATCCAGTTATGTCGGCGGCGGAGTGAGTCATGCCACAGCTGCCAAGGCGTCTAGTTCGGGGGTTACTCATGATCAGCTGGCGGCGGCTTCAGTGAAAATGGAAGAAAGTCAGGAGATGAGTTTGTCGAGGCAGTTCTTGGGAATGCCAGGGAGTGATCCGTATTGGAGTGGCAGTACTACCGCATGGACAGATCTTTCTGGTTTTAGCTCCTCTTCTACTACTCGGAACCCCGGCCTATAGAGTACTTTCCCTACCTTTGTGGTTTAAGAAGCTCGCCATGATGAAGCTTTGTGGTTAAGTGTGGTtgtattcaaacaaaaattaactTCGAAGATATCGTTTCATCGAAAGTCCACAGCATGCACCTTTTATATACGTACGTTCCTGGTCAAGAAGGAAATTGTGATGGACCCAGATCCAGGACTTGTATGAGAAGACCAGCTGAAAACCCTAAAATGGtgggcttttcttttctttttttcctttctttttctcatttggTTTCTTCCAATTAGCTTTCTTTTCCCCGTttctagctctctctctctctctctctctctctctctctctctctctctctctctctctctctctctctctctctctctctctctctctctctctcgcgctTAGCTTTAGGTTTGAATGTatgagcatatatatatttatatatatgtttattataGCGAGTGTATGAGTTCATGGCATTTCTGAACCAGTACTCGGTCGGAATACGTGAATATTAAAAGCATTGTCCTGAATGATTTTACCAATTGAAGTTATATATATGTGCTGACAAAATGGATCaaatgatcatgatgatcatctACCAGCTTATTTGCTGTAGTTTTTGCACTATTTGCCAATTGCAACTGCACGTTAATGGAAAAAAACAACTGCATATTGGAAACTGAGTACTTCTGAAGTAATCATTATTCATAATATAAGATCTTGGtcaaaaacaaaatttcttgCAACTCCTGGTCTGGTCATTATATGACGGTCATGAATTTATAATCGATTGACATGAGATCCATTTGGTACGGACGAAGGAAGATGCTAATTAACTTCAGATATATAGTTTTGGGATcttctttttttgaattttgtctACGACCATGATCAAAGTTGTTTCATGTCGGTTAAAGGtattctaaaaaattttaaagcatATTTAAAGGCCAATTAATtgactgctatatatatatatatatatattcagataGATCAGTGATTTTGTCTTCTCCAAAATGATCAGTTGCAGTGTTATGGAACTGTAAATCCAACACAATAATTTGGAAATGATTTCTcattaattttaaaagttaggACGTTTGCAACCCAATGgttcaattaatatataaattatacccTTTTGGGTAATGATGTTAATAATACAATTTCCTTAAATATTGTGATCAACTCTAATTCCTCCCTTAGTTAGGGAATTAGCGTGTTGTTTGAAATCTGGATGGAAATTGCTTGCTTCAATTAAATTCCCCACGCAAATAGATCAGATCAggaatatatgtgtgtgtgtgtgtgtgtgtgtgtgtgtgtgtgtgtgtgtgtgtgtgtgtttcatCCATTTTGGGGGAACTTTTGATCCATTTCATTATGATGCATTTATGCTCGATCGATCTACTGTTTCTATGTTTAACCTTAGTTACAATTAAGGAGATGATTTCTTTAATTCTAATTTGTGAAACATGCAGATTGTCAGATAGAAAACAAAATTCTTATGAAACACATGACATATATACTTAACACCGATCGATCAAATGTTGAAGCAAATCAGATATTGATGAAACTAGCCTGCCTGGCCTGTTTGGATAGTGGGTTGAGTTGAGaagagttgagatgaaagtttaaaatattattttttaagattattattattattttgggatttgaaaaagttgaattgagatttgaaaaagttgaattgtttattatattttgtgttggaagtttagaaagttataatgattagatgagatgagttgaattgagttaGGCTAGGCTTACCAAAAGCTGCCTTAATCTAGTATTGGCTGGCTCTACCCTATGGATATGAATCGTCATGATTCTTAACACACAATTACTTGACTTGGTCAATATTTAGTTCAGCCTCTATGCAGCAGTGCTGATCACAAACCGCAAGACCTGACCTTTATACCGTTTActaattaaaacctaaaattttgctttattaatttactCCATACAGAGAACATGCAGCTAGATCAGTTTGATCATTTTCAGAAACCTCATGATGATACTTTGAGAAAATGATCAGTTTCTTATATCTTGTGCAGCCATGCTAATTAATGTCAGGAATCGGAATTTGGGTACATATATTGCTATCTAAgtggatatataaatatataagagtatattaataataatggaGAAAATAGATAATGTTATGTttgttagaaattatttatagcCCCTGCACACATATgtataagatatatatagatAGCGCTTGTCATGACTTGAGATGATCCAGATCCCAGTTTTCCAGACTTCCAACCCCCTCCACagtgtttaatatatatatatatatatgtgcatattTCATTGATTAATGTTTTTGCAGGAGAGAACATTATTCTTCTCTAAAAATCAGTGAGCTCATAACAATAATTGCAATCATGTAATGAGTCTAATGACAGTACTGACTGGCTAGGTAAGACTGGTATATAAGAGTAATTAAAGCGAACgaatattttgtaataatttgTGAATGTATTGCTGGTTAACACAACCGTTtagttatacagatgagatgaaatgagataaaagttaaaaattaaataaaatattaaaataaaatgaatagatAGTTTGTATATATAACTAAACGAGGTGTGACTCAAGACTGTTGTGAGGTCATAAAGGTAAGTTTTTCATTGGTGATTTTAATAGCTTTAAGACTTTTTTTTCCACCCTCTAGCTCCCATTCTCCTGCAAGTACTTCGACTGATCTTGAGAAAAAAGGGTCTCAAAAGACGCCAAAATGCCGCTCAAAATTACCATGACTTCAAaggtaattataatatatatatatatatatatatataatctaaaaacaaagaaaaaaggggaaaaCCATAGTATACGAGTCTCAGGAATTAACTGCATGTTAAGGAGTATTTATCTCGAACTTTGTTGTGGAAGAATCGCTTTGAGAGAGGAAGACTGCCCAATTCAGTCAAAGAGACTATTGCCACAGCAATAATTAACTCAGAACGAAAAGCTAGCATCTCTAAACGGCTCTTTATATATTTGGCATTCTCCACGCGCGAGTGCGTACGTATCCTGTCACCACGGATCACTCGCATGCATGcaggaagatgatgatgatcagaaTATTTTAAGTACTTCCAATTATTGTCACATAACATTCCATCATTATAATGATTTATGTAGTCATTATTTCCtaatgatgatataatatttgagAACATGCAGCTGCTAGCTTGGAACCTAGCATCAGCCTAGCTCTTTGTCTTCCCATCTGCTCATGTTTCTATACTGCCCGAAATGATTTCTTCAATCTCAGAGTTACCAcacatttctttaaaaaaaaaaaaaaaatgttatagttataaatagattctataaaaataaatctacaaattgatatagttttatatgatactttagatctactttacaaaaaattaactttaaaaTCTAGAGTACTGGATTAAGTTACGTCATTTTGTAAGTTTAATAATGTGTGATCTTTTTatgactaaagtatttctcttaaaaaaattggATAGATCTATaactaatgataaaaaaaaaataaaaagatcattTTAATGGCCATCGATCAgcctcacttttttaaaaaatgattacgtAATATTTACACGCTCTagaattatatctaacattactctatatagATAATCTAGTTACATTTCAAAAATAAGTAGGTCAAGAAATAgctatagattatatatatatattagttaattgattttaattggcacattattaattataaagcctcttttgttttcagagatgagatgaaatgaaatgaaataagttgagataagttgaataaaatattattgtaatatattatttttgtattgggatttgaaaaggttgtattaagatttgaaaaaattgaattgtttattttattttgtatgaaaatttaaaagatttataatgattaagatgagatgaaagttttgtgaaaacaaacgaggcgtAAATGGTAGACTCCTGATCTTTCATTCGCAATTATTATGTAGATCAAGAAGTA
This genomic interval from Carya illinoinensis cultivar Pawnee chromosome 10, C.illinoinensisPawnee_v1, whole genome shotgun sequence contains the following:
- the LOC122278237 gene encoding dof zinc finger protein DOF5.1-like, which codes for MVFSSIPAYLDPANWQQQQNHPFGTSTTSSSQLLPPPPPLSPPPIPHGGGPGSIRPGSMADRARQANIPLPEAALKCPRCESTNTKFCYFNNYSLTQPRHLCKTCRRYWTRGGALRNVPVGGGCRRNKRSKGSSSKSPASSTDRQSASAGSTSSIPSNGGTTADMLGISPQIPPLRFMTPLHQLPDFAASEIALNYGLNYGTISAPMGVAGDLNFQIGSAGTIAGDGGSLFSAGGFEQWRLQQAQQFPFLGGLDPSLGLFGSNVESSSYVGGGVSHATAAKASSSGVTHDQLAAASVKMEESQEMSLSRQFLGMPGSDPYWSGSTTAWTDLSGFSSSSTTRNPGL